One region of Candidatus Stygibacter australis genomic DNA includes:
- a CDS encoding IS110 family transposase, whose product MNEKTLSYTAFCGIDISKDSFDYCLLNQSKQIICHSKLPMTIDSLKNIKRIAEADVNQNTIFVMESTGKYHRRVSNYLVDNGFDVCVLQPLLIKKYNESKDLRKTKTDKKDAKLIAEYAVDNHNSLHLYNPEHDAFKELSRYRQSLVRALSSQKTTFKEMMVSIFPELVSLKKDFIYRKTILYLLRVCCLPVKLSKMRILTIEKMLKKCKATRLSITAAQLKEMAKTSIGIATETSQFIITELIDEILEKMSRIKKVEAELEKQTAGKYDNEIEIITSIEGIGNSTALSFLIETKDLSLFSDWKKLSAYAGIDPSISQSGSSVNKKGKISKRGNKYLRSTLFLMAASVFKHSERYGIYYQKKRDEGKEYKKTIIAIANKLLKLIYSLLKKGEFYDPNYEEKLSLERLC is encoded by the coding sequence ATGAATGAAAAGACACTTTCATACACTGCTTTCTGTGGCATTGATATTTCAAAAGACAGTTTTGATTATTGCTTGCTTAATCAAAGTAAGCAAATTATCTGCCACAGCAAACTTCCAATGACCATTGACTCTTTAAAAAACATTAAAAGAATCGCAGAGGCGGATGTCAATCAAAACACCATTTTTGTAATGGAATCTACTGGTAAGTACCATCGCAGAGTCAGTAATTATTTAGTTGATAATGGATTCGATGTATGTGTATTGCAGCCATTACTGATCAAAAAATACAATGAATCAAAGGACCTGCGTAAGACAAAAACAGATAAAAAAGACGCAAAGTTGATTGCTGAATATGCTGTTGATAATCATAACTCGCTGCATCTTTATAATCCAGAACATGATGCATTTAAAGAACTATCAAGGTATAGACAAAGTTTAGTAAGAGCCTTGAGTTCTCAGAAAACAACTTTCAAAGAGATGATGGTCTCAATATTTCCAGAGTTAGTAAGTCTTAAAAAGGATTTCATTTACCGCAAAACTATCCTGTATTTGTTACGTGTATGTTGTCTTCCTGTTAAGCTAAGTAAAATGAGGATTTTAACCATAGAAAAGATGCTGAAAAAGTGCAAAGCTACCAGGCTATCTATCACTGCAGCCCAACTCAAAGAAATGGCTAAGACATCCATTGGGATCGCAACTGAGACTTCCCAGTTTATTATTACAGAGCTTATTGATGAGATTCTTGAGAAGATGTCACGCATTAAAAAAGTAGAGGCAGAATTAGAAAAGCAGACAGCGGGTAAATATGACAATGAAATTGAGATAATAACCTCGATTGAAGGAATAGGTAATTCTACAGCATTAAGTTTTTTAATTGAGACCAAAGATCTAAGTTTGTTTTCAGATTGGAAGAAATTGAGTGCTTACGCTGGTATTGATCCTAGCATTTCTCAAAGCGGAAGTTCAGTTAATAAAAAGGGTAAAATCTCAAAAAGAGGAAATAAATATTTACGAAGTACGCTGTTTTTAATGGCAGCTTCTGTTTTCAAGCACAGTGAGAGATATGGTATTTATTATCAGAAAAAGCGGGATGAGGGAAAAGAGTATAAAAAGACTATTATTGCAATTGCAAATAAACTATTAAAACTGATATATTCATTACTAAAAAAAGGGGAGTTTTATGATCCAAATTATGAGGAAAAGTTATCCCTGGAACGGTTATGTTAA